From the genome of Pseudomonas bubulae:
CCGACGCCACCACCCGTGAAGGCTTCCGCATCGCTCACGACATCAGCGCCTACAGCTTCGTGGCCCTGGCCAAGGCTGGTCGCCCGATGATGAAAGGTCGCAACGGCAGCCTGCTGACCCTGTCCTACCTGGGCGCCGAGCGCACCATGCCTAACTACAACGTGATGGGCATGGCCAAGGCCAGCCTGGAAGCCGGTGTACGTTACCTGGCAGGCAGCCTGGGCCCTGAGGGTACTCGCGTTAACTGCGTATCGGCAGGCCCGATCCGTACCCTGGCAGCGTCGGGCATCAAGAACTTCCGCAAAATGCTGGCGGCCAACGAAGCGCAGACGCCACTGCGTCGCAACGTGACCATCGACGAAGTCGGCAATGCCGGCGCCTTCCTGTGCTCCGATCTGGCATCGGGCATCAGCGGCGAAATCATGTACGTAGACGGTGGCTTCAACACTACCGCCATGGGCAGCCTCGAAGAGTAAACCCTTCGTTACAAGCGCTACTCAAAAACGCCCGGTGCAGAGATTGCATCGGGCGTTTTTTTGCCTCGCGACAATCTCTGGGAGATGATCTGTGGGAGCGGGCTTGCCCGCGATACGTCAGACAGAGCGCATGGATGCCATCGCGAGCAAGCCCGCTCCCACAAAAAAACCAGCGCAAAAAAACGGCCGCTCAATGAGCGGCCATTTTTAGCGAAGCAGGCTGAACTTAGTAGCGCTCAACCTTGGCTTCGTTTTCCAACTGCTTGCGGTAGGCAGCAAAGTCTTGCTGGCCAACACGCGAAGCGAGGAAGCGGCGATACGACGCTTTCTCTTCTTCAGTCGGCGCTACTGCATCGTTGACGCCGTTCAAACGCAATACAACCACAGTGCCATCTGCCAGGGTGACACTGCTGAATGTCGGCTTGTCCTTGGCTGCAGGTTTCGGCATGCGGAACACCGCTTGCAGCACGGCAGGATCAATACCTTCCTGACCACGAGCAACCGCTTCCTGGACCTTCCACGCCTGACCATCAACCGGCTGGTTCAACGGCAGCTTGCCATCGCGCAGCTCTTTGATGATTTCTTCGGCACGGGCTTTGGCCGCAGCACTGGCGTGCTCCTTGACCAGTTGCGCACGAATGCTCGAGGCAACAGCCTCCAGCGGCAACTGCTCAGGCTTGCGGTGCTCCTTGACGCGCAACACCACTACGGTCTCAGGGTCCAGCTCCAGGGCTGTACTGTTCGCGCCCTCATCCATCACTTCGGTGCTGAATGCGGCCTGAATCACAGCGCGATTGGCGGTGACACCCTCGCCCCCCTCGCGACCAAATGGCGCAGAGGTATGCACAGTCAGCTTAAGCTCTTGAGCTGGCTGAGCCAGATCGGACGCTTCAAATGCCGAGTCTTCCAATTGCTTGGTTGCATCGACAAACAGGCGTTCAACCTGCTGGGTTTTCAGGTCATGGGTCAGCTTGTCTTTCAGGCTGGCAAAGCTCGGCACTTCAGGTGCTTCAACACCCAGCAGCTTGATCAGGTGATAACCGAAGCTGGTGCGTACCGGCTCCGAAACCTGGTCCTGCTTCAACCCGTAAACAGCCGTTTCGAACACAGGATCGTAAACACCAGGGCCTGCGAAGCCCAGGTCACCGCCATTGGCAGCCGAACCCGGATCCTGGGAGAACTCCTTGGCCAGAGCTTCGAAGCTTTCACCTTTGGCCAGACGCTGCTGAATCTCGGCGATCTTGGCTTTGGCCTGCTCGTCGCTGACCTTGTCGTTCACTTCGATCAGGATATGCGCAGCGCGGCGCTGTTCGGCCAGGTTGGCGATTTCCTTTTGATACAACGCTTGAAGCTCATCATCCTTCACGGCTACCTGGTCAAAGAAAGAAGATTTCTTCAACTCGATATAGTCGATCACGACCTGATCAGGGGTCATGAATTCCTTGGCGTGCTCGTCGTAGTAAGCCTTGATTTCGTCATCGCTCAGTTTCACCGCAGCCGGGTCGGCCTTGATGTTCAGCGAAGCGAAATCACGGGTTTGTTTCTCAAGACGGGCGAACGCATTCACCTGTTCGTCGGTCACGAAACCACTGCCCGCCAGACCGGCACGCAGCTGACCAATCAGCATTTCTTCGCCCAGCATGTTACGGAACTGCAAGCGACCGTAACCCAGTTGACGGATCACCTGGTCGAAACGCTCAGGGCTGAATTTGCCGTCTTCCTGAAATTCAGGAGTCAACAGAATGACTTGGTCCAAAGCGGCTTCAGAAAACGAAAACTTCGCGTCTTTGGCGCCTTGCAGCAACAGCTTGCGATCGATCAACCCTTTGAGGGCCGCTTCACGCAGCATTTTTTCATCCAGCAACGACGAGTCGAAATCCTTGCCCAACTGCTGCAGCAGCTGCCGGCGTTGCATATCGACGGCCTGGCTCAGTTCAACCTGGGTGATTTCTTCACCGTTAACCTTGGCAGCATCCTGGCTGGTAGAGGTGGCTTGAAAAATGGCATCGAAACCGGTCAACGCCATTAACGCGACGATGACACCGATGATGGTCTTGGCAATCCAGCCTTGTGAATTGTCCCTGATATTTTGCAGCATGCTTCCCCCAGAAACGGTCTTGCATAATGAGCAACCGTGGAGCGTGGGTAGAGTCCGGATAGAAGAAAGGCGCATCCGAGGATGCGCCTTCTCGTAACTGGCGGAGCGGACCGGGCTCGAACCCGCGACCCCCGGCGTGACACATCGATGTTGCCACCGACTGCACTACCGCTCCGCTGCCAAGCCTGGCGTGCGCCTGACCCGGTTGGGTAAAAGGTGTTACAGAAACTTAGTTAACCGCTTCTTTCAGTGCTTTACCGGCTTTGAAGCCTGGCTTTTTGGCAGCAGGAATTTCCAGCGTTTTACCGGTCTGTGGGTTACGACCAATACGGGCAGGACGATCGGTTACAGAGAAAGTACCAAAACCAACCAGTACCACAGAGTCGCCAGCCTTAAGAGCGCCAGTGACGGATTCGATTACTGCGTCCAGCGCACGGCCAGCTGCAGCTTTCGGGATATCAGCAGATGCAGCGATAGCATCAATCAGTTCCGACTTGTTCACTCTAAGTCCCCTTATATCTGTCTGAGTATGTTTCTAAAGTTTTTTGGTAAAAGCAAAACGACTGCTGAAGCACTTACGGACACTTATAGAGCCGCTTTATAACAAGGGCTCTAAAAAGCGTCAAGAAAGCCCGTCAGGCGAATCCGTATTAATGCGTGCTAATTCTTTCCTTAGAGTCAGATTCTCGTTTGTCGTCCTTGGCAACAATCTCGGGAGCCACATCCGGCAAGGGCTCCGGGGCGTATTGCAGCGCAATTTGCAGGACTTCGTCAATCCATTTAACCGGTTTAATCTGAAGATCCTGTTTGATGTTGTCAGGAATTTCCTTCAGGTCACGAACGTTCTCTTCAGGAATAATTACAGTTTTGATGCCACCACGGTGAGCAGCAAGTAATTTTTCCTTCAGGCCACCAATCGCCAACACCTGACCACGAAGGGTAATTTCACCGGTCATGGCAACATCGGCGCGTACCGGAATCAGGGTCAATGCAGAGACCAGGGCAGTACACATTCCCACACCAGCACTAGGGCCATCTTTAGGCGTAGCGCCTTCGGGCATGTGAATGTGAATATCGCGTTTTTCGTGGAAATCCAACGGGATACCCAGGCTCTTGGCGCGGCTGCGCACCACCGTCAATGCAGCGGTGATGGACTCTACCATCACGTCGCCCAGCGAACCGGTCTTGATCAGCTGGCCTTTGCCAGGAACAACGGCCGCTTCGATGGTCAACAACTCGCCACCCACCTGGGTCCAGGCCAGGCCGGTCACTTGACCGATCTGGTCCTGAACTTCAGCCAAACCGTAGCTGAATTTTCTTACGCCCAAAAAGTGCTCAAGTAGCTCCGGCGTGACGGTGACCGCAAAGCGTTTTTCCAGCGCATGCTCTTTGACCGCCTTGCGGCAGATCTTCGCAATCTGGCGCTCAAGGCCCCGCACACCGGCTTCGCGGGTGTAGTAGCGGATCATGTCGCGGATGGCTTCGTTATCAAATGCCAGCTCGCCCTTCTTCAAGCCATTGGCTTCAATTTGTTTCGGGGCCAGGTATTTGACAGCAATGTTGATTTTTTCGTCTTCGGTGTAGCCAGGCAGACGAATGACTTCCATCCGGTCCAGCAAGGCTGGCGGGATGTTCATCGAGTTGGACGTACACAGGAACATCACATCGGACAGGTCGTAATCAACCTCGAGGTAATGGTCGTTGAAATTGTGGTTCTGCTCGGGATCGAGCACTTCAAGCAGTGCAGACGCCGGATCGCCGCGCATGTCACTGCCCATCTTGTCGATTTCATCAAGCAGGAACAGCGGGTTGCGCACACCAACCTTGGTCATCTTTTGAATCAATCTTCCTGGCATCGAACCGATGTACGTACGGCGATGGCCACGAATTTCCGCTTCGTCACGCACGCCACCCAAGGCCATACGCACGAATTTGCGATTTGTTGCGTGGGCAATGGACTCAGCAAGCGAGGTTTTGCCTACACCCGGAGGACCGACCAGGCACAGAACCGGACCACGAATTTTCTTCACACGCTTTTGCACGGCAAGATATTCGAGAATCCGCTCTTTGACTTCGTCCAGACCGTAGTGATCTGCGTCCAGAATGTCTTCAGCACGCTTGAGATCCAGGCGCACCTTGCTCTGAGCCTTCCACGGCACCTGCACCAGCCAGTCGATGTAGGAGCGCACCACGGTGGCTTCTGCGGACATTGGCGACATTTGCTTGAGCTTGTTCAGCTCCGCCTGGGCCTTGGCCATTGCATCTTTCGGCAAACCGGCAGCATCGATGCGTTTTTTCAGCTCTTCGATTTCATTGTGACCTTCGTCACCATCACCCAGCTCTTTCTGAATGGCCTTCATCTGCTCATTCAGGTAGTACTCGCGCTGGCTGCGCTCCATTTGCTTTTTGACGCGACCACGGATGCGCTTTTCGACTTGCAGCAAGTCGATCTCGGCATCCAGCAGGGCCAGAACGTGCTCGACACGGGCCTGCAGATCGATGATTTCGAGGATTTCCTGCTTCTGCTCGATCTTGAGTGCCATATGGGCAGCCATGGTATCGACCAGACGGCTTGGCTCGTCAATGCTGTTAAGCGATGACAGAACCTCGGCCGGGACTTTTTTGCCCAGTTGCACGTATTGCTCAAACTGCGAAAGCAGGCTGCGCACAAAGACCTCGGATTCGCGATCCGGGGCAGCCACTTCGTCAATCAGGGAGACTTCGGCACTCAGATAACCATCTGCCTGACCAAAATGCTCAACCGCACCGCGCTGCTCACCCTCAACCAGCACTTTGACCGTGCCGTCCGGGAGCTTGAGCAGTTGCAGAACAGTTGCAATGGTA
Proteins encoded in this window:
- the lon gene encoding endopeptidase La, producing MKTTIELPLLPLRDVVVYPHMVIPLFVGREKSIEALEAAMTGDKQILLLAQKNPADDDPGEDALYRVGTIATVLQLLKLPDGTVKVLVEGEQRGAVEHFGQADGYLSAEVSLIDEVAAPDRESEVFVRSLLSQFEQYVQLGKKVPAEVLSSLNSIDEPSRLVDTMAAHMALKIEQKQEILEIIDLQARVEHVLALLDAEIDLLQVEKRIRGRVKKQMERSQREYYLNEQMKAIQKELGDGDEGHNEIEELKKRIDAAGLPKDAMAKAQAELNKLKQMSPMSAEATVVRSYIDWLVQVPWKAQSKVRLDLKRAEDILDADHYGLDEVKERILEYLAVQKRVKKIRGPVLCLVGPPGVGKTSLAESIAHATNRKFVRMALGGVRDEAEIRGHRRTYIGSMPGRLIQKMTKVGVRNPLFLLDEIDKMGSDMRGDPASALLEVLDPEQNHNFNDHYLEVDYDLSDVMFLCTSNSMNIPPALLDRMEVIRLPGYTEDEKINIAVKYLAPKQIEANGLKKGELAFDNEAIRDMIRYYTREAGVRGLERQIAKICRKAVKEHALEKRFAVTVTPELLEHFLGVRKFSYGLAEVQDQIGQVTGLAWTQVGGELLTIEAAVVPGKGQLIKTGSLGDVMVESITAALTVVRSRAKSLGIPLDFHEKRDIHIHMPEGATPKDGPSAGVGMCTALVSALTLIPVRADVAMTGEITLRGQVLAIGGLKEKLLAAHRGGIKTVIIPEENVRDLKEIPDNIKQDLQIKPVKWIDEVLQIALQYAPEPLPDVAPEIVAKDDKRESDSKERISTH
- a CDS encoding SurA N-terminal domain-containing protein, whose amino-acid sequence is MLQNIRDNSQGWIAKTIIGVIVALMALTGFDAIFQATSTSQDAAKVNGEEITQVELSQAVDMQRRQLLQQLGKDFDSSLLDEKMLREAALKGLIDRKLLLQGAKDAKFSFSEAALDQVILLTPEFQEDGKFSPERFDQVIRQLGYGRLQFRNMLGEEMLIGQLRAGLAGSGFVTDEQVNAFARLEKQTRDFASLNIKADPAAVKLSDDEIKAYYDEHAKEFMTPDQVVIDYIELKKSSFFDQVAVKDDELQALYQKEIANLAEQRRAAHILIEVNDKVSDEQAKAKIAEIQQRLAKGESFEALAKEFSQDPGSAANGGDLGFAGPGVYDPVFETAVYGLKQDQVSEPVRTSFGYHLIKLLGVEAPEVPSFASLKDKLTHDLKTQQVERLFVDATKQLEDSAFEASDLAQPAQELKLTVHTSAPFGREGGEGVTANRAVIQAAFSTEVMDEGANSTALELDPETVVVLRVKEHRKPEQLPLEAVASSIRAQLVKEHASAAAKARAEEIIKELRDGKLPLNQPVDGQAWKVQEAVARGQEGIDPAVLQAVFRMPKPAAKDKPTFSSVTLADGTVVVLRLNGVNDAVAPTEEEKASYRRFLASRVGQQDFAAYRKQLENEAKVERY
- a CDS encoding HU family DNA-binding protein, with translation MNKSELIDAIAASADIPKAAAGRALDAVIESVTGALKAGDSVVLVGFGTFSVTDRPARIGRNPQTGKTLEIPAAKKPGFKAGKALKEAVN
- the fabI gene encoding enoyl-ACP reductase FabI, producing the protein MGFLTGKRVLIVGVASKLSIASGIAAAMHREGAELAFTYQNEKLKGRVEEFAAGWGSNPELCFPCDVASDEEIAKVFEDLSKKWDGLDCIVHSVGFAPGDQLDGDFTDATTREGFRIAHDISAYSFVALAKAGRPMMKGRNGSLLTLSYLGAERTMPNYNVMGMAKASLEAGVRYLAGSLGPEGTRVNCVSAGPIRTLAASGIKNFRKMLAANEAQTPLRRNVTIDEVGNAGAFLCSDLASGISGEIMYVDGGFNTTAMGSLEE